In Bacillus sp. NP247, one DNA window encodes the following:
- a CDS encoding sodium:alanine symporter family protein produces the protein MDFLTNVIGDINNVLWSYIIIAMLIGLGLYFSFRVKFVQIRYFGEMIRLLGDGASSKTRKAQKEKSGVSSFQAFCMSTASRVGTGNLAGVAIAISAGGPGAVFWMWLIAVIGGASAFVESTLAQIYKVKDGNAFRGGPAYYMEKGLKKRWLGVVFSVLITVSFGLIFNAVQSNTVAAAFDGAFKMDSRLVGLVMAGLLAIIIFGGVKRIARAVEMIVPVMAIIYVAVALFVVVTNITAIPYVFKEIFLHAFGIKEVVGGGLGAAILLGVKRGLFSNEAGMGSAPNAAATANVTHPVKQGFIQTLGVFTDTLLICSCTAFIILLSDVPGAADLNGIQLTQQALIQHIGPWASIFVAVAIFLFAFSSLVGNYYYGETNIEFLNGSKVLLNVYRIAVLGMVMLGSVATIQIVWDLADLFMGIMAVINLIAIVFLSKYAFAALSDYVKQKKQGKDPVFYAESIPGLNNTECWDKPAVVDKEKAV, from the coding sequence ATGGATTTTTTAACTAATGTAATTGGGGATATAAATAATGTCCTTTGGTCATATATCATTATTGCGATGTTAATTGGATTAGGACTTTACTTTTCGTTTCGTGTGAAGTTTGTCCAAATTCGTTACTTCGGAGAAATGATTCGCCTACTTGGGGACGGGGCGAGTTCAAAGACAAGAAAAGCACAAAAAGAAAAAAGTGGTGTATCATCGTTCCAAGCATTTTGTATGAGTACAGCTTCTCGTGTAGGTACTGGTAACTTAGCTGGTGTAGCGATTGCAATTTCAGCAGGTGGTCCAGGAGCTGTGTTTTGGATGTGGTTAATCGCGGTAATTGGGGGTGCTTCTGCATTTGTAGAGAGCACATTAGCGCAAATTTATAAAGTAAAAGATGGGAATGCATTCCGTGGTGGCCCAGCGTATTATATGGAAAAAGGCTTGAAGAAACGCTGGCTAGGGGTTGTCTTCTCTGTTCTAATAACAGTTAGTTTCGGATTAATTTTCAACGCCGTGCAGTCAAACACAGTAGCGGCAGCTTTTGATGGCGCATTTAAAATGGATAGTAGACTTGTAGGTCTTGTTATGGCTGGTTTACTTGCAATCATTATTTTCGGCGGAGTGAAACGAATTGCTCGTGCAGTTGAAATGATTGTTCCAGTAATGGCAATTATATATGTAGCAGTTGCATTATTTGTTGTTGTAACAAACATTACGGCAATTCCGTATGTATTTAAAGAAATCTTCCTACATGCTTTCGGAATTAAAGAAGTAGTGGGCGGGGGATTAGGAGCTGCGATTTTACTAGGGGTAAAACGTGGATTATTTTCAAATGAAGCAGGTATGGGTAGTGCGCCGAACGCAGCTGCGACTGCAAACGTAACACATCCAGTTAAACAAGGTTTCATTCAAACTTTAGGGGTATTTACAGATACATTATTAATTTGTAGTTGTACAGCATTTATCATTCTTTTATCAGATGTACCGGGTGCAGCTGATCTAAATGGAATTCAATTAACGCAGCAGGCGTTAATTCAGCATATCGGGCCATGGGCATCTATATTTGTAGCAGTTGCAATTTTCTTGTTTGCATTCAGTTCATTAGTAGGTAACTATTACTATGGTGAAACAAATATTGAGTTTTTAAATGGAAGTAAAGTTTTATTAAATGTTTATCGAATTGCGGTACTTGGTATGGTTATGCTAGGTTCTGTAGCAACAATTCAAATTGTTTGGGATTTAGCAGATTTATTCATGGGTATTATGGCTGTTATTAACTTAATTGCGATTGTATTCCTTTCTAAGTATGCTTTCGCGGCATTATCAGATTACGTAAAACAAAAGAAACAAGGGAAAGATCCAGTCTTTTATGCGGAGTCTATTCCAGGTTTAAATAATACAGAGTGCTGGGACAAGCCAGCAGTAGTAGATAAAGAAAAAGCTGTATAA
- a CDS encoding sodium:alanine symporter family protein has protein sequence MNILEQFVSSTNTILWSYILIAMLIGLGLYFSIKLKFVQLTHLGEMIRLMSDGLTGKTRKKGSVSSFQAFCMSSAARIGIGNLAGVALAISMGGPGAVFWMWVIAIIGASSSFVESTLAQIYKIKDGSGFRGGPAYYMEKGLNKRWMGIWFSILITISYGLIFNSVQANTVTLAFKNAFGIERYVVGIVLAVLVAIIIFGGVKSIARMSEMIVPPMAIIYIAVAIFVVIKNYYLIPDMFTEIFKGAFGLDSAVGGGIGAAMKFGIQRGLFANEAGMGSAPNAAATADVTHPAKQGFIQTIGVLVDTFLVCTSTAFIVLCSGAYKATNLEGIELTQVALSSQIGSWASSFLAIIIFLFAFSSLLGNYYYGETNIEFIKQSKTWLTIYRIAVVGMVLFGSVATLQVVWNMADLFMGLMVITNLIAITLLGRFAYAALADYVKQKKQGKDPVFSADSIPGLTNTECWDKPAVTDKEKAV, from the coding sequence ATGAATATTTTAGAACAGTTCGTTTCATCGACGAATACGATTCTTTGGTCATATATTCTTATTGCAATGTTAATTGGTTTAGGGCTTTATTTTTCTATTAAATTGAAGTTCGTACAACTTACTCATTTAGGGGAAATGATTCGATTAATGAGTGATGGATTAACTGGAAAGACACGTAAAAAAGGCAGTGTATCATCATTCCAAGCTTTCTGTATGAGTTCAGCAGCTCGTATTGGTATCGGAAACTTAGCTGGTGTAGCGTTAGCTATTTCTATGGGCGGACCTGGAGCAGTATTTTGGATGTGGGTTATCGCAATTATCGGAGCGTCTTCAAGTTTCGTAGAAAGTACGCTTGCGCAAATTTATAAAATAAAAGATGGCAGTGGCTTCCGTGGTGGTCCTGCTTATTATATGGAAAAAGGTTTAAATAAACGTTGGATGGGGATCTGGTTCTCTATTCTAATTACAATTAGTTACGGTTTAATTTTCAACTCAGTACAAGCAAATACAGTGACATTAGCATTTAAAAATGCATTTGGTATTGAGCGTTATGTTGTAGGGATTGTACTTGCGGTATTAGTTGCGATTATTATTTTTGGCGGTGTGAAAAGTATTGCGCGTATGTCAGAAATGATTGTGCCACCGATGGCGATTATTTATATTGCAGTAGCTATTTTCGTTGTTATTAAAAACTATTATTTAATACCGGATATGTTTACAGAAATCTTTAAAGGTGCATTCGGTTTAGATTCAGCTGTAGGTGGCGGTATTGGTGCTGCAATGAAGTTTGGTATTCAGCGCGGATTATTTGCGAATGAAGCCGGTATGGGTAGTGCGCCAAATGCGGCTGCAACAGCTGATGTAACGCATCCAGCTAAACAAGGATTTATTCAAACAATTGGAGTATTAGTGGATACATTCTTAGTATGTACATCAACAGCGTTTATTGTACTATGTTCTGGTGCATATAAGGCAACAAATTTAGAGGGTATTGAATTAACGCAAGTGGCGTTAAGTTCACAAATCGGTTCGTGGGCAAGCAGCTTCTTAGCGATTATTATTTTCTTATTTGCATTTAGTTCACTTCTAGGAAACTACTATTATGGTGAAACGAATATTGAGTTCATTAAACAAAGTAAAACTTGGTTAACAATTTACCGTATTGCGGTAGTGGGAATGGTGTTATTCGGTTCTGTTGCGACGCTTCAAGTTGTATGGAATATGGCAGATTTATTTATGGGTCTAATGGTAATCACAAACTTAATTGCGATTACACTTCTTGGCCGATTTGCGTATGCGGCATTAGCAGACTATGTGAAACAAAAGAAACAAGGAAAAGATCCAGTCTTCAGTGCAGATTCTATTCCTGGTTTAACGAATACAGAGTGTTGGGATAAGCCAGCGGTAACGGATAAAGAAAAAGCTGTATAA
- a CDS encoding NAD(P)-dependent oxidoreductase → MKIGIIGASGKAGSRILKEALDRGHEVTAIVRDAAKITDQNVKVLEKDVFSLTSNDLQAFDVVVNAFGAPAGQEHLHVDAGNVLIEAVKGAPNTKLLVVGGAGSLFVDEEKTTRVFDTPGFPNEYLATAQNQGKNLEILQQTNDITWTFISPSALFALGKRTGSYTAGKDNLLVNSKGDSYVSYEDFAVAALDEIEAPKHVNERFTVVSEAE, encoded by the coding sequence ATGAAAATCGGAATTATCGGAGCAAGTGGTAAAGCGGGAAGTCGTATTTTAAAAGAAGCATTAGATCGCGGACATGAAGTAACTGCAATCGTAAGAGATGCTGCAAAAATTACAGACCAAAACGTAAAAGTTTTAGAAAAAGATGTATTCTCTCTTACATCTAATGACCTACAAGCATTTGATGTAGTGGTAAATGCATTCGGCGCTCCAGCAGGACAAGAACATCTTCATGTAGATGCTGGAAACGTACTTATTGAAGCTGTGAAAGGTGCACCTAATACAAAATTACTTGTTGTTGGTGGAGCTGGAAGCTTATTTGTAGACGAAGAAAAAACAACACGTGTATTTGATACACCAGGTTTCCCTAACGAATACCTTGCAACAGCCCAAAACCAAGGTAAAAACTTAGAAATCCTACAACAAACAAATGATATCACTTGGACATTCATTAGCCCTTCTGCACTATTCGCATTAGGAAAACGTACTGGTTCTTATACAGCTGGCAAAGACAATCTTCTTGTTAACTCAAAAGGCGATAGCTACGTAAGTTACGAAGACTTTGCAGTTGCAGCACTTGATGAAATCGAAGCTCCAAAACACGTAAACGAACGCTTCACAGTAGTTTCTGAAGCTGAATAA
- a CDS encoding GNAT family N-acetyltransferase encodes MANLKVTGEQLKFIESTVLDCLVDADTKYKGDAASVGFYDGDTPIGYAMYGWFEEKEKAVYLNQFMIDSKCQGKGYAKPLLRLLIEYLQKEYNRKVIYLSIHPENKLAQKLYESIGFHLTGEIEGEWVSGKGFIMKRMLD; translated from the coding sequence ATTGCTAATTTAAAAGTAACCGGCGAACAGCTTAAATTTATTGAAAGTACGGTTTTAGATTGTTTAGTCGATGCTGATACAAAATATAAAGGTGATGCTGCTTCGGTAGGGTTTTATGACGGTGACACGCCAATCGGATACGCGATGTATGGTTGGTTTGAAGAAAAAGAGAAGGCTGTATATTTAAATCAATTTATGATTGATAGTAAATGCCAAGGTAAAGGTTATGCAAAACCATTATTACGTTTGCTAATAGAGTATTTACAAAAGGAATATAATAGAAAAGTTATATATTTAAGCATACATCCAGAAAATAAACTTGCCCAAAAACTATATGAATCAATTGGATTTCATTTAACTGGTGAAATTGAGGGTGAATGGGTAAGTGGAAAAGGATTTATAATGAAACGAATGCTGGATTAA
- a CDS encoding thioester domain-containing protein, whose amino-acid sequence MNIKRSFKLMAAFLSVLFVFANLLFPLQKASAEVMDHTKYEMDWSYSKSKKKPIRTELIKTADGKIAFCLNVDLKSPSGQDLPEMGKVDINVYRVLLNGYPQKSPQELGVSDWREAHYATQLAVWNALKQIDINDLDFRNKNVEKVTKDIVAKASASEDLQEITMSVTPTEEQEAVLKNDFFETGLYTVETNAKSGTYKVQATGAPQGAKFVNEKGEAKTEFNVGEKFRILIPKQTPSGGFSFKVSGNLTKLQGIAHKGTPTIQNAVVLLERSEEKTSPELAVSWKKAEGPHKPNKPYTPNEPHKPNQIKR is encoded by the coding sequence ATGAATATAAAAAGATCGTTCAAGCTAATGGCCGCTTTTTTGAGTGTTTTATTTGTATTTGCGAACTTATTATTTCCACTTCAAAAGGCATCCGCAGAAGTTATGGATCATACAAAGTATGAAATGGATTGGAGTTATAGTAAGTCAAAGAAAAAGCCGATTCGAACAGAACTTATTAAAACAGCAGACGGAAAAATTGCCTTTTGCCTAAATGTAGATTTGAAATCTCCAAGCGGTCAAGATTTACCGGAAATGGGGAAAGTGGATATTAACGTATATCGTGTACTATTAAACGGGTATCCACAAAAGAGTCCACAAGAATTAGGTGTTTCCGATTGGAGAGAGGCACATTACGCAACGCAGCTTGCGGTGTGGAATGCTTTAAAACAAATTGATATTAACGATTTAGATTTCCGCAATAAAAATGTAGAGAAAGTAACGAAAGATATCGTTGCAAAAGCAAGCGCTAGTGAAGATTTACAAGAAATTACGATGAGTGTAACTCCTACAGAAGAACAAGAAGCAGTATTAAAAAATGATTTCTTTGAAACAGGTCTATATACAGTAGAAACAAACGCGAAAAGTGGAACGTATAAAGTACAAGCAACAGGTGCACCACAAGGCGCGAAGTTTGTAAATGAAAAAGGCGAAGCAAAAACTGAATTTAATGTAGGAGAAAAATTCCGCATTTTAATTCCGAAACAAACACCATCGGGTGGATTTAGCTTTAAAGTATCAGGGAATTTAACGAAATTACAAGGAATTGCACATAAAGGTACACCGACTATTCAAAATGCGGTTGTATTATTAGAGCGTAGTGAAGAGAAAACGAGTCCGGAGTTAGCGGTAAGTTGGAAAAAGGCTGAAGGCCCGCATAAACCAAATAAACCATATACTCCAAATGAACCACATAAGCCGAATCAAATTAAAAGATAG
- a CDS encoding aldo/keto reductase encodes MKNLQSTTTLHNGVEMPWFGLGVFKVEEGPELVEAVKAAIKAGYRSIDTAAIYGNEKAVGEGIRAGIEATGISREELFITSKVWNADQGYETTIAAYEESLKKLELDYLDLYLVHWPVEGKYKDSWRALETLYKEGRARAIGVSNFQIHHLKDVMEGAEIKPMINQVEYHPRLTQKELQAFCKEQGIQMEAWSPLMQGQLLDNETLQEIADKHGKTTAQVILRWDLQNGVITIPKSTKEHRIIANADVFNFELTKEDMEKIDALNQNHRVGPDPDNFDF; translated from the coding sequence ATGAAAAATTTACAAAGTACAACAACATTGCATAACGGTGTAGAAATGCCTTGGTTCGGTTTAGGTGTATTTAAAGTAGAAGAAGGACCAGAACTTGTAGAGGCTGTAAAGGCGGCGATTAAAGCTGGATACCGCAGCATCGATACAGCTGCGATTTATGGAAATGAAAAAGCAGTAGGTGAAGGAATCCGTGCTGGAATCGAAGCGACTGGGATTTCAAGAGAAGAATTATTTATCACTTCAAAAGTGTGGAATGCGGATCAAGGATATGAAACAACAATTGCTGCATATGAAGAGAGCTTAAAAAAATTAGAACTAGATTATTTAGATTTATATCTTGTTCACTGGCCTGTAGAAGGGAAATATAAAGATTCGTGGAGAGCGTTAGAAACACTTTATAAGGAAGGGCGCGCGCGTGCAATTGGTGTAAGTAACTTCCAAATCCATCACCTGAAGGATGTAATGGAAGGTGCAGAAATTAAACCGATGATTAACCAAGTGGAATATCATCCGCGTTTAACACAAAAAGAACTACAAGCTTTCTGTAAAGAACAAGGTATTCAAATGGAAGCATGGTCACCGCTTATGCAAGGTCAACTATTAGATAACGAAACATTACAAGAAATTGCTGATAAACACGGCAAAACAACAGCGCAAGTTATCTTACGTTGGGACTTACAAAATGGAGTGATTACAATTCCAAAGTCAACGAAAGAGCACCGCATTATTGCAAACGCTGATGTATTTAACTTTGAATTAACAAAAGAAGATATGGAAAAAATCGATGCATTAAACCAAAATCACCGCGTTGGTCCAGATCCTGATAACTTCGATTTCTAA
- a CDS encoding MFS transporter: protein MFALLALAISAFGIGTTEFISVGLLPSISEDLHVSVTTAGLTVSLYALGVAFGAPVLTSLTASMSRKTLLMWIMIVFIIGNGIAAVATSFTVLLIARVVSAFAHGVFMSIGSTIAAALVPENKRASAIAFMFTGLTVATITGVPIGTFIGQQFGWRASFMVIVVIGIVALIANSMLIPSNLKKGTPVSFRDQFKLITNGRLLLVFIITALGYGGTFVTFTYLSPLLQEVTGFKASTVTIILLVYGIAIAIGNMIGGKLSNHNPIRALFYMFFIQAIVLFVLTFTAPFKVAGIITIIFMGLFAFMNVPGLQVYVVILAERFVPSAVDVASAMNIAAFNAGIALGAYLGGIVTNSLGLIHTAWVGGIMVVGAVILAAWSMTLEKRDQVK from the coding sequence ATGTTTGCTTTATTAGCACTAGCAATTAGTGCGTTTGGAATTGGTACAACCGAATTTATTAGTGTAGGTTTATTACCATCTATTTCGGAGGATTTACATGTTTCTGTTACAACAGCGGGCTTAACCGTATCTTTATATGCGTTAGGAGTAGCGTTTGGTGCTCCCGTTTTAACTTCGTTAACGGCTAGTATGTCGCGAAAGACTTTATTAATGTGGATTATGATTGTCTTTATTATCGGTAATGGAATTGCGGCGGTAGCAACGAGTTTTACTGTTTTGCTTATCGCGAGAGTTGTCTCTGCATTTGCACATGGTGTTTTTATGTCGATTGGTTCAACAATTGCAGCTGCACTTGTACCAGAGAATAAACGTGCTAGCGCAATTGCTTTTATGTTTACTGGTTTAACGGTTGCGACGATTACAGGTGTCCCAATTGGAACATTTATTGGTCAACAATTTGGCTGGAGAGCATCGTTTATGGTGATTGTGGTAATTGGAATCGTTGCTTTAATCGCAAACAGTATGTTAATTCCATCTAATTTAAAAAAGGGTACGCCTGTATCATTTCGTGATCAATTCAAACTTATTACGAATGGAAGACTATTACTCGTCTTCATCATTACCGCATTAGGATACGGGGGAACGTTTGTAACATTTACGTATTTATCTCCGCTATTACAAGAAGTAACAGGATTTAAAGCAAGTACCGTTACAATCATTTTGTTAGTGTACGGGATTGCAATTGCGATTGGGAATATGATCGGTGGAAAATTATCAAATCATAATCCGATTCGAGCGTTATTTTACATGTTCTTTATTCAAGCAATTGTATTATTTGTTTTAACATTTACAGCACCATTTAAAGTTGCTGGGATAATCACAATTATTTTCATGGGGCTATTTGCATTTATGAATGTTCCAGGACTACAAGTGTATGTCGTTATATTGGCTGAGAGATTTGTTCCGAGTGCTGTCGATGTTGCATCAGCAATGAATATTGCAGCATTTAACGCAGGAATCGCTCTTGGGGCTTATTTAGGTGGTATTGTAACGAATTCGTTAGGATTAATTCATACAGCTTGGGTAGGCGGCATTATGGTAGTAGGTGCTGTTATTTTAGCAGCGTGGAGTATGACATTAGAAAAAAGAGATCAAGTGAAATAA
- a CDS encoding helix-turn-helix domain-containing protein — MKKYNIPVEATLEVIGGKWKVVILCHLQKGTKRTSELKRLMPGITQKMLTQQLRELEVDGVIQRKVYNQVPPKVEYSLTDYGWSLESILDSLCTWGECHLEKSGNTSMLITEGEQ, encoded by the coding sequence ATGAAAAAATACAATATTCCTGTAGAGGCGACTTTAGAAGTAATCGGCGGAAAATGGAAGGTCGTTATTCTTTGCCACTTACAGAAAGGGACTAAGAGAACAAGCGAATTAAAACGTTTAATGCCTGGTATTACACAAAAGATGTTAACCCAGCAATTACGCGAGTTAGAAGTAGACGGGGTTATTCAAAGAAAAGTATACAATCAAGTACCACCAAAAGTAGAATATTCTCTTACTGACTACGGATGGTCTTTAGAATCAATTCTCGATTCTCTTTGTACTTGGGGCGAATGCCATCTTGAAAAAAGCGGTAACACATCGATGCTAATTACAGAGGGTGAACAATAA
- a CDS encoding DUF1641 domain-containing protein, with the protein MPETMTQTKPEQETVQISASQGQLDVLDQLLKPEVQESLTTLVEQLPKLTELVNILTKSYDFAQTVATDEVLKSDTVSAITELVEPVKDTVKSMAATAIEAKDRADESSEVIGLFGLLKLLKDPQAQKMFRFVNAYLQVSAERNNK; encoded by the coding sequence ATGCCAGAAACTATGACTCAAACAAAGCCAGAACAAGAAACTGTACAAATTTCTGCTAGCCAAGGACAACTTGATGTACTTGATCAGTTGTTAAAACCTGAGGTACAAGAATCATTAACAACACTAGTGGAACAGCTTCCAAAATTAACTGAGCTTGTTAACATTTTAACTAAATCTTATGACTTCGCTCAAACTGTTGCTACTGACGAAGTATTAAAAAGCGACACTGTTAGCGCAATTACAGAGCTTGTAGAACCTGTAAAAGATACAGTGAAAAGCATGGCTGCAACTGCAATCGAAGCGAAAGATCGTGCTGATGAAAGCAGCGAAGTTATCGGCCTGTTCGGTCTGTTAAAATTACTAAAAGACCCACAAGCACAAAAAATGTTCCGCTTTGTTAACGCATATCTTCAAGTTAGCGCAGAACGTAATAATAAATAA
- a CDS encoding NAD(P)/FAD-dependent oxidoreductase has translation MSKQIVILGAGYGGLLAALNVRKYYSKSEAQVTVINQYPTHQIITELHRLAAGNVAEQAIAMPLTKLFKGKDIDLKIATVESFSVDSKEIKLAGGTTLSYDALVVALGSKTAYFGIPGLEENSMVLKSAADANKIYKHVEDRIREYAKTKNEADATIVIGGGGLTGVELVGELADIMPKLAKSHGVNPKEVKLLLVEAGPKILPVLPDHLIERATTSLEARGVTFLTGLPVTNVAGNEIDLKDGQKLVANTFVWTGGVQGNPLIGESGLEVNRGRATVDAHLQSTSHKDVFVAGDSAVVFAEDGRPYPPTAQIAWQMGELIGYNLYAALEGKAFEEFAPINSGTLASLGRKDAVATIGASNTPLKGLPASLMKEASNVRYLSHIKGLFSLAY, from the coding sequence ATGTCAAAACAAATTGTCATCTTAGGCGCTGGTTATGGCGGTCTTCTTGCCGCTTTAAACGTACGTAAATATTACAGCAAATCAGAAGCACAAGTTACAGTGATTAACCAATACCCAACACACCAAATCATCACTGAACTACACCGCCTTGCAGCTGGTAACGTTGCTGAGCAAGCAATTGCAATGCCACTTACAAAGCTTTTCAAAGGTAAAGATATCGATCTTAAAATCGCAACAGTTGAGTCATTCTCAGTTGATAGCAAAGAAATCAAACTAGCTGGTGGCACTACTTTATCTTACGATGCACTTGTAGTTGCTTTAGGAAGTAAAACTGCTTACTTCGGTATTCCAGGACTAGAAGAAAACAGCATGGTATTAAAATCTGCTGCTGATGCAAACAAAATCTACAAACACGTTGAAGACCGTATTCGTGAATACGCTAAAACGAAAAACGAAGCTGATGCTACAATCGTAATCGGTGGTGGCGGATTAACTGGCGTTGAGCTAGTTGGTGAGCTTGCTGACATTATGCCTAAACTTGCAAAAAGCCACGGCGTAAATCCAAAAGAAGTTAAACTTCTTCTTGTTGAAGCAGGTCCAAAAATCCTTCCAGTATTACCAGACCATTTAATCGAACGTGCAACTACTAGCTTAGAAGCACGCGGCGTTACATTCTTAACTGGTCTTCCTGTAACAAACGTTGCTGGCAATGAAATCGACTTAAAAGACGGTCAAAAACTTGTTGCTAACACATTCGTTTGGACAGGTGGCGTACAAGGTAACCCATTAATTGGTGAATCAGGTCTTGAAGTAAACCGTGGACGTGCAACTGTTGATGCACACCTACAATCTACTTCTCACAAAGACGTATTCGTTGCTGGAGACAGCGCTGTTGTCTTTGCTGAAGACGGTCGTCCATACCCACCAACTGCACAAATTGCTTGGCAAATGGGTGAGTTAATTGGATATAACTTATACGCAGCACTAGAAGGCAAAGCATTCGAAGAGTTCGCACCTATAAACTCTGGAACACTTGCTAGTCTAGGACGTAAAGATGCTGTTGCTACAATCGGAGCAAGCAATACTCCGCTTAAAGGTTTACCAGCATCATTAATGAAAGAAGCAAGTAACGTTCGTTACTTATCACACATTAAAGGTCTATTCAGCTTAGCTTACTAA
- the tyrS gene encoding tyrosine--tRNA ligase, with translation MNIIDELEWRGAVNQQTDEEGLRKLVEEKKISLYCGVDPTGDSMHIGHLIPFMMMKRFQLAGHHPVILIGGATGTIGDPSGRQSERQLQTLEVVQHNVDALTAQMKKLFDFGGNSEVEMVNNYDWTHEINIIEFLRDYGKNFSINSMLAKDIVASRLDTGISFTEFTYQILQAMDFHHLYTKEDVQLQIGGSDQWGNITSGLDLIRKLEGHEAKVFGLTIPLLLKSDGTKFGKSAGGAIWLDPEKTTPFEFYQFWVNTDDRDVIKYLKYFTFLTKERIDELAVKVETEPHKREAQKVLAEEMTKFVHGEEALLQAVKITSALFSGDIKSLTADEIEQGFKEMPTFQSSKETKNIVEWLVDLGIEPSRRQAREDINNGAISMNGEKVTDVATDVTVENSFDGRFIIIRKGKKNYSLVKLGE, from the coding sequence ATGAATATTATTGATGAATTAGAATGGCGCGGTGCTGTGAATCAACAGACAGATGAAGAAGGTTTACGTAAGTTAGTTGAAGAAAAAAAGATTTCACTATACTGCGGAGTGGATCCGACTGGTGATAGTATGCATATTGGACATTTAATTCCGTTCATGATGATGAAAAGATTTCAATTAGCTGGCCATCATCCGGTTATTTTAATCGGAGGGGCAACAGGAACAATTGGTGATCCAAGTGGGCGTCAATCAGAGCGTCAATTGCAAACTTTAGAAGTAGTCCAGCATAATGTAGATGCTTTAACAGCGCAAATGAAAAAGCTATTTGATTTTGGCGGAAATAGCGAAGTGGAGATGGTAAATAACTATGACTGGACGCATGAAATAAACATTATCGAGTTTTTACGTGATTACGGGAAAAACTTTAGCATCAATAGCATGTTAGCGAAAGATATTGTAGCAAGCCGTTTAGATACAGGCATTTCTTTCACAGAATTTACGTACCAAATTTTGCAGGCGATGGATTTCCATCATTTATACACGAAAGAAGATGTTCAACTGCAAATCGGTGGTAGTGATCAATGGGGAAATATTACGAGTGGTTTAGATTTAATTCGTAAGTTAGAAGGTCATGAGGCGAAAGTATTCGGACTAACAATTCCGTTATTATTAAAATCGGATGGTACGAAATTTGGTAAATCAGCAGGTGGTGCTATTTGGCTTGATCCTGAAAAAACAACACCGTTTGAATTTTACCAGTTCTGGGTGAATACAGATGACCGTGATGTAATTAAATACTTGAAATACTTTACGTTCTTAACGAAAGAGCGTATTGATGAATTAGCAGTAAAAGTAGAAACAGAGCCACATAAACGTGAGGCGCAAAAAGTATTAGCGGAAGAAATGACGAAATTCGTTCATGGAGAAGAAGCATTATTGCAAGCTGTGAAAATTACATCGGCATTATTTAGCGGAGATATTAAATCGTTAACAGCTGATGAAATTGAACAAGGATTTAAAGAGATGCCAACATTCCAGTCTTCAAAAGAGACGAAAAATATTGTAGAGTGGCTAGTTGATTTAGGGATTGAACCATCTAGAAGACAAGCACGTGAAGACATTAATAATGGAGCTATATCTATGAATGGTGAAAAAGTAACGGATGTAGCTACGGATGTTACTGTAGAAAATTCATTTGATGGACGATTTATTATTATTCGTAAAGGGAAGAAGAACTACAGCTTAGTGAAATTAGGAGAATAG